The following coding sequences are from one Scomber japonicus isolate fScoJap1 chromosome 3, fScoJap1.pri, whole genome shotgun sequence window:
- the LOC128355787 gene encoding twist-related protein 2-like, with amino-acid sequence MREEVSCTNSPEGGMGASEEELERGSKKSLQGGNRKRSPFPKKDNLGQTEESSTGSPNSLLPSGPKRVKKSPSTVVTLAPTSLGPRPDQPFEDLHSQRVIANVRERQRTQSLNDAFASLRKIIPTLPSDKLSKIQILKLASRYIDFLYQVLQSDEMDAKLASCNYLAHERLSYAFSVWRMEGAWAMSTSH; translated from the coding sequence ATGAGAGAAGAGGTGTCCTGCACCAACTCCCCTGAAGGAGGGATGGGGGCCAGTGAAGAGGAACTGGAGAGGGGATCGAAGAAGAGCCTCCAAGGAGGAAACCGAAAACGCTCTCCTTTCCCCAAAAAGGACAACCTTGGTCAGACAGAGGAGAGCAGCACTGGCAGTCCCAACAGCCTGCTGCCATCTGGGCCAAAGAGGGTGAAGAAAAGCCCTTCGACAGTGGTGACTCTGGCTCCTACGTCGCTGGGCCCAAGGCCTGACCAGCCCTTTGAGGACCTCCACTCTCAGCGTGTCATCGCCAATGTGCGGGAGCGTCAACGCACTCAGTCACTGAACGACGCCTTCGCCTCTCTACGCAAGATCATCCCCACACTCCCTTCAGACAAGCTGAGCAAGATCCAGATCCTTAAACTGGCTTCACGCTACATCGACTTCCTCTACCAGGTGCTGCAGAGTGACGAGATGGACGCTAAGCTGGCCAGCTGCAACTACCTGGCCCACGAAAGACTGAGCTACGCCTTCTCCGTCTGGAGGATGGAGGGGGCCTGGGCCATGTCCACCAGCCACTAG